Proteins from one Coffea arabica cultivar ET-39 chromosome 8c, Coffea Arabica ET-39 HiFi, whole genome shotgun sequence genomic window:
- the LOC113703733 gene encoding retrovirus-related Pol polyprotein from transposon TNT 1-94 isoform X2, giving the protein MTHGLLTPGLLIICQDLKTKRTIGGGYEHNGLYFLNFNGPIACPATVSPLEIHCRLGHPSLQNLKKLVPTLSQLSSLECESCQLGKHHRVSFAPRVNKRVSEPFLLVHSDVWGPSRVTSKLGFKYFVIFVDDFSRVTWFYLMKDRSELYSIFCAFVAEIKNQFGVPVRILRSDNAKEYFSTPFNTFMSKSGIIHQSSCPHTPQQNGVAERKIGHLIEIARTVLLHMNVPKQFWSDAVLTACYLINRMPSNILGGQLPHSILFPHEPVFKLPPRIFGCVCFVHQLTPGVDKLDSRAIKCIFLGYARAQKGYRCYSPVLNRFFTCADVTFFESTPYFIKQSMPCELDQCPSFSSPVLPVPSPLLPESSSPPDSIARLSRPHLQVYSRRSIVEKVPDMPRTSPINSQSSNSGMTPSCELDLPIALRKGKRHCTSHPISNFVSYSRFSMSYSSFVASLDSISIPKSITYALNHPGWRLAMQEEMPALEQNGTWDLVPRPSGGSNSGLWRSENCRW; this is encoded by the exons atgactcatggattattgactccggggctactgatcatatgtcag gatttgaagacaaagaggaCGATTGGTGGAGGGTATGAGCATAATGGTCTTTACTTTCTCAACTTCAATGGTCCGATAGCATGTCCTgctactgtttctcctcttgaaattcactgtcgtttaGGTCATCCgtctttacaaaatttgaaaaagttggttCCTACTTTAAGTCAATTATCTTCGTTAGAATGTGAGTCTTGTCAGTTAGGAAAGCATCATcgtgtttcttttgctcctagagtcaataaacgggtttctgaaccatttttgttagttcattctgatgtttggggtcctagtcgagtcacttcaaagttaggttttaaatattttgtaatctttgttgatgatttttcaagagttacatggttttatttaatgaaagatcgttcagaactatattccattttttgtgcatttgttgcagaaataaagaatcaatttggtgtgccggtacgtatacttcgcagtgataatgcgaaagaatatttttccacTCCTTTTAATACCTTTATGAGTAAGTCTGGTATTATTCATCAGTCCTCTTGTCCTcacactccacaacagaatggagttgctgaaagaaaaattggacatttaATCGAAATTGCTCGAACAGTattgttgcacatgaatgtgcccaaacaattttggagtgatgcagttctaactgcatgttatttaattaatcgcatgccatctaatattcttggaggtcaattacctcactccattctttttcctcatgAACCTGTGTTTAAATTACCTCCTCGTATTTTTGGATGTGTGTGCTTTGTTCATCAGCTTACTCCCGGGGTGGATAAATTGGATTCTCGTGCCattaagtgtattttcttaGGATACGCAAGAGCgcaaaaagggtatagatgttacagtccagttttaaatcgattttttacttgtgctgatgttactttctttgaatccactccatattttatcaaacaaagtatgccttgtgagttagaccagtgtccctctttttcctctcctgttttaccagtcccttcccctttattacCTGAGTCATCTAGTCCACCAGATTCCATAGCTCGATTATCTCGTCCTCATCTTCAAGTTTACTCTCGTCGTTCCATAGTTGAGAAAGTTCCTGATATGCCacgcacttcaccaattaactctcaatcttcaaattcaggtatgacgccctcctgtgagttagatcttcctattgctttacgcaaaggtaagagacattgtacttctcatcctatttctaattttgtttcttattctcgtttctctatgtcatattcttcttttgttgcttcccttgattctatctccattcctaagtctattacctatgctcttaatcatcctggttggagattagctatgcaagaagagatgcctgctttggaacaaaatggtacttgggatcttgttcctcgtccttcag GTGGAAGCAATTCAGGCCTGTGGAGGTCAGAAAACTGCAGATGGTAG
- the LOC113703733 gene encoding retrovirus-related Pol polyprotein from transposon RE2 isoform X1 gives MVERFVNAVTNDHIESSFSAHGSQKTVTISEEDYVKFLQYQTTNHASLPSASLAQKGNDSWIIDSGATDHMSGTSKIFSNFQESTPYPHVTLADGSTTKVKGLGTVEINPSLPLSSVLYVPNLPFNLMSVSKLTKFLQCTVTFSPDSVVIQDLKTKRTIGGGYEHNGLYFLNFNGPIACPATVSPLEIHCRLGHPSLQNLKKLVPTLSQLSSLECESCQLGKHHRVSFAPRVNKRVSEPFLLVHSDVWGPSRVTSKLGFKYFVIFVDDFSRVTWFYLMKDRSELYSIFCAFVAEIKNQFGVPVRILRSDNAKEYFSTPFNTFMSKSGIIHQSSCPHTPQQNGVAERKIGHLIEIARTVLLHMNVPKQFWSDAVLTACYLINRMPSNILGGQLPHSILFPHEPVFKLPPRIFGCVCFVHQLTPGVDKLDSRAIKCIFLGYARAQKGYRCYSPVLNRFFTCADVTFFESTPYFIKQSMPCELDQCPSFSSPVLPVPSPLLPESSSPPDSIARLSRPHLQVYSRRSIVEKVPDMPRTSPINSQSSNSGMTPSCELDLPIALRKGKRHCTSHPISNFVSYSRFSMSYSSFVASLDSISIPKSITYALNHPGWRLAMQEEMPALEQNGTWDLVPRPSGGSNSGLWRSENCRW, from the exons ATGGTTGAAAGGTTTGTTAATGCGGTTACTAATGACCACATTGAATCGAGTTTTTCAGCACATGGGTCCCAGAAGACTGTTACTATATCTGAGGAggattatgttaaattcctacaGTACCAAACTACAAATCACGCATCTCTTCCCTCtgcttctttagcacaaaaaggtaatgactcatggattattgactccggggctactgatcatatgtcaggtacctctaaaattttttctaattttcaagagtcTACTCCATATCCTCATGTTACTTTAGCTGATGGATCTACCactaaagttaaaggactaggcactgtagaaattaatccatcacttccgctgtcttctgttctttacgtacccaatttgccctttaatctaatgtctgttagtaagctcactaaatttctacagtgtacagttactttttctcctgattctgttgtcattcaggatttgaagacaaagaggaCGATTGGTGGAGGGTATGAGCATAATGGTCTTTACTTTCTCAACTTCAATGGTCCGATAGCATGTCCTgctactgtttctcctcttgaaattcactgtcgtttaGGTCATCCgtctttacaaaatttgaaaaagttggttCCTACTTTAAGTCAATTATCTTCGTTAGAATGTGAGTCTTGTCAGTTAGGAAAGCATCATcgtgtttcttttgctcctagagtcaataaacgggtttctgaaccatttttgttagttcattctgatgtttggggtcctagtcgagtcacttcaaagttaggttttaaatattttgtaatctttgttgatgatttttcaagagttacatggttttatttaatgaaagatcgttcagaactatattccattttttgtgcatttgttgcagaaataaagaatcaatttggtgtgccggtacgtatacttcgcagtgataatgcgaaagaatatttttccacTCCTTTTAATACCTTTATGAGTAAGTCTGGTATTATTCATCAGTCCTCTTGTCCTcacactccacaacagaatggagttgctgaaagaaaaattggacatttaATCGAAATTGCTCGAACAGTattgttgcacatgaatgtgcccaaacaattttggagtgatgcagttctaactgcatgttatttaattaatcgcatgccatctaatattcttggaggtcaattacctcactccattctttttcctcatgAACCTGTGTTTAAATTACCTCCTCGTATTTTTGGATGTGTGTGCTTTGTTCATCAGCTTACTCCCGGGGTGGATAAATTGGATTCTCGTGCCattaagtgtattttcttaGGATACGCAAGAGCgcaaaaagggtatagatgttacagtccagttttaaatcgattttttacttgtgctgatgttactttctttgaatccactccatattttatcaaacaaagtatgccttgtgagttagaccagtgtccctctttttcctctcctgttttaccagtcccttcccctttattacCTGAGTCATCTAGTCCACCAGATTCCATAGCTCGATTATCTCGTCCTCATCTTCAAGTTTACTCTCGTCGTTCCATAGTTGAGAAAGTTCCTGATATGCCacgcacttcaccaattaactctcaatcttcaaattcaggtatgacgccctcctgtgagttagatcttcctattgctttacgcaaaggtaagagacattgtacttctcatcctatttctaattttgtttcttattctcgtttctctatgtcatattcttcttttgttgcttcccttgattctatctccattcctaagtctattacctatgctcttaatcatcctggttggagattagctatgcaagaagagatgcctgctttggaacaaaatggtacttgggatcttgttcctcgtccttcag GTGGAAGCAATTCAGGCCTGTGGAGGTCAGAAAACTGCAGATGGTAG